The Symphalangus syndactylus isolate Jambi chromosome 16, NHGRI_mSymSyn1-v2.1_pri, whole genome shotgun sequence genome has a window encoding:
- the PSAPL1 gene encoding proactivator polypeptide-like 1 → MLCALLLLPSLLGATRASPTSGPQECAKGSTVWCQDLQTAARCGAMGYCQGAVWNKPTVKSLPCDVCQDIAAAAGNGLNPDATESDILALVMKTCEWLPSRESSAGCKWMVDAHSSAVLSMLRRAPDSAPAQVCTALSLCEPLQRHLATLRPLSKEDTSEAVAPFMANGPLSFHPPQVPEGALCQDCVRQVSRLQEAVRSNLTLANLNIQEQCESLGPGLAVLCKNYLFQFFVPADQALRLLPPQELCRNGGFCEELGAPARLTQVVAMDGVPSLELGLPRKQNEMQMKAGVTCEVCMNVVQKLDHWLMSNSSELMVSHALERVCSVMPASITKECIILVDTYSPSLMQLVARITPEKVCRFIRLCGNRRRARAVHDGYAIVPSPEWDVENQGSFCNGCKKLLTVSSHNLESKSTKRDILMAFKGGCSILPLPYMIQCKHFVTQYEPVLIESLKDMIDPAAVCKKVGACHGPRTPLLGTDQCALGPSFWCRSQEAAKLCNAVQHCQKHIWKETPLHAGEHA, encoded by the coding sequence ATGCTGTGTGCCCTGCTCCTCCTGCCAAGCCTCCTGGGGgccaccagggccagccccaCCTCAGGCCCCCAGGAGTGTGCAAAGGGTTCCACGGTGTGGTGTCAGGATCTGCAGACAGCTGCCAGGTGCGGGGCCATGGGGTACTGCCAAGGGGCCGTATGGAACAAGCCCACTGTGAAGTCTCTGCCCTGTGATGTATGCCAGGACATAGCAGCCGCCGCTGGCAATGGGCTGAACCCTGACGCCACGGAGTCTGACATCCTGGCTTTGGTGATGAAGACCTGTGAGTGGCTCCCCAGCCGGGAGTCTTCAGCCGGATGCAAGTGGATGGTGGATGCCCACAGTTCGGCCGTCCTCAGCATGCTCCGCAGGGCGCCAGACAGTGCCCCGGCACAGGTGTGCACAGCACTCAGCCTctgtgagccactgcagaggCACCTGGCCACCCTGAGGCCACTCTCCAAAGAGGACACCTCTGAGGCTGTGGCTCCATTCATGGCCAATGGGCCCCTTAGCTTCCACCCTCCCCAGGTGCCTGAAGGAGCTCTGTGCCAAGACTGTGTACGGCAGGTCTCCCGACTGCAGGAGGCTGTCCGGTCCAACTTGACTTTGGCCAACTTGAACATCCAGGAGCAGTGTGAGTCCTTGGGGCCTGGCCTGGCTGTCCTCTGCAAGAACTACCTCTTCCAGTTTTTTGTCCCTGCTGACCAAGCACTGAGGCTTCTCCCCCCGCAGGAGCTCTGCAGGAATGGGGGATTCTGTGAGGAGCTAGGGGCACCTGCCCGTTTGACTCAAGTAGTGGCCATGGACGGGGTCCCCTCCCTGGAGCTGGGGTTGCCAAGGAAACAGAACGAGATGCAGATGAAGGCCGGTGTGACCTGTGAGGTGTGCATGAACGTGGTGCAGAAGCTGGACCACTGGCTCATGTCCAACAGCTCTGAGCTCATGGTCAGCCATGCCCTGGAGCGCGTGTGCTCGGTAATGCCTGCCTCTATCACGAAGGAGTGCATCATCTTGGTGGACACCTACAGCCCCTCCTTGATGCAGCTTGTGGCCAGAATCACCCCAGAGAAGGTGTGCAGGTTCATCCGTCTGTGTGGCAACCGGAGGCGGGCCCGGGCAGTCCATGACGGCTATGCCATCGTGCCGTCCCCAGAGTGGGACGTGGAGAACCAGGGCAGCTTCTGCAATGGGTGCAAGAAGCTGCTCACGGTGTCCTCCCACAATCTGGAGAGCAAGAGCACCAAGCGAGACATCCTGATGGCCTTCAAGGGTGGCTGCAGCATCCTGCCACTGCCCTATATGATCCAGTGCAAGCACTTCGTCACCCAGTACGAGCCCGTGCTCATCGAGAGTCTCAAGGACATGATAGACCCCGCGGCTGTGTGCAAGAAGGTGGGGGCCTGCCACGGCCCCAGGACCCCACTGCTGGGCACCGACCAGTGTGCCCTGGGCCCAAGCTTCTGGTGCAGGAGCCAGGAGGCCGCCAAGCTGTGCAACGCTGTGCAACACTGCCAGAAGCACATATGGAAAGAGACGCCCCTCCACGCTGGGGAACACGCATGA